From the Butyrivibrio fibrisolvens genome, one window contains:
- a CDS encoding late competence development ComFB family protein encodes MEKIVVDKLDNVLTMFPNVCTCDECKQDIANLALNHLPPRYTSSEKGAIFLNVEAQNNQYDAMVVQEIIRSIGIISQNPRHPKQQ; translated from the coding sequence ATGGAAAAAATAGTTGTAGATAAGCTTGATAATGTGCTCACAATGTTTCCCAATGTGTGCACCTGTGATGAATGCAAACAGGATATAGCCAATCTTGCGCTTAATCATCTGCCGCCAAGATATACATCTTCTGAAAAGGGTGCGATCTTTCTAAATGTCGAAGCTCAGAACAATCAATATGATGCCATGGTGGTTCAAGAGATTATAAGATCTATCGGAATCATATCTCAAAATCCAAGACATCCTAAACAGCAATAA